From the Euphorbia lathyris chromosome 6, ddEupLath1.1, whole genome shotgun sequence genome, one window contains:
- the LOC136232947 gene encoding uncharacterized protein isoform X1 — translation MEGKGESERRANRSDVHLGKEEEARIEEETRDYFDELAPKRHTKPSRSEHSTKYEDALNSSSSSNSIPEFLVFQHLQSNQKVVNEEEEGKQGGGDEFVETEYYKDLNCIDKQHHTTGTGFIKMEDGKCFSLRPDNTAVGVDVHPSCTGNPATNDWIPLPHHDSFASNKPKRSDN, via the exons ATGGAAGGGAAGGGTGAGAGTGAGAGAAGGGCAAACAGAAGCGACGTTCACTTGGGGAAAGAGGAAGAGGCTAGAATTGAAGAAGAAACTAGAGATTATTTTGATGAATTAGCTCCCAAACGCCATACAAAGCCTTCAAGAAGTGAACATTCAACCAAGTATGAAGATGCTCTCAATTCCTCGTCTTCTTCTAATTCAATTCCTGAATTCCTTGTCTTCCAACATCTTCAATCTAATCAG AAAGTAGTTAACGAGGAGGAGGAGGGAAAACAAGGTGGAGGAGATGAATTTGTGGAAACAGAATACTACAAAGATCTCAACTGCATTGACAAGCAACACCATACG ACAGGAACAGGATTCATAAAAATGGAGGATGGGAAATGCTTCAGCTTAAGACCAGACAACACTGCTGTTGGTGTTGATGTTCACCCATCTTGCACAGGAAACCCTGCAACTAATGACTGGATTCCACTTCCTCACCACGACTCTTTTGCTTCAAACAAACCCAAAAGGAGTGATAATTAA
- the LOC136232947 gene encoding uncharacterized protein isoform X2, producing the protein MEGKGESERRANRSDVHLGKEEEARIEEETRDYFDELAPKRHTKPSRSEHSTKYEDALNSSSSSNSIPEFLVFQHLQSNQKVVNEEEEGKQGGGDEFVETEYYKDLNCIDKQHHTEQDS; encoded by the exons ATGGAAGGGAAGGGTGAGAGTGAGAGAAGGGCAAACAGAAGCGACGTTCACTTGGGGAAAGAGGAAGAGGCTAGAATTGAAGAAGAAACTAGAGATTATTTTGATGAATTAGCTCCCAAACGCCATACAAAGCCTTCAAGAAGTGAACATTCAACCAAGTATGAAGATGCTCTCAATTCCTCGTCTTCTTCTAATTCAATTCCTGAATTCCTTGTCTTCCAACATCTTCAATCTAATCAG AAAGTAGTTAACGAGGAGGAGGAGGGAAAACAAGGTGGAGGAGATGAATTTGTGGAAACAGAATACTACAAAGATCTCAACTGCATTGACAAGCAACACCATACG GAACAGGATTCATAA